A region of Streptomyces deccanensis DNA encodes the following proteins:
- a CDS encoding class I SAM-dependent methyltransferase, whose translation MKISLTGAAETLLAPLYARALDARSAHPLLGDRIAAELLDRIDYDFGRLGMGEASAVGVALRARYFDRRVRAFLDAHPESTVVHLGCGLDSRFERLAPGPGVRWFDLDQPDVIELRKRLYPARPGHETLAASVTEPDWPAQVPTDRPVLVVAEGLSMYLSADEGPRLLRTLVARFPHGELLFDTYSRFAVRSTRSLTLFRKTGARLAWGVDDPRELERGIPGLRLIEADSAYATAAGVDVRHLPRKLRLRMRIDTHVLSRLPVLRGVGHISRYAFDTPD comes from the coding sequence GTGAAGATTTCCCTGACGGGCGCGGCGGAGACACTCCTCGCCCCCCTCTACGCCCGCGCGCTCGACGCCCGATCCGCCCACCCCCTGCTGGGTGACCGCATCGCGGCCGAACTGCTGGACCGCATCGACTACGACTTCGGCCGGCTCGGCATGGGAGAGGCATCCGCCGTCGGTGTGGCCCTGCGTGCCCGCTATTTCGACCGGCGGGTCCGCGCATTCCTCGACGCCCACCCCGAATCCACCGTGGTCCATCTCGGCTGCGGGCTGGACAGCAGGTTCGAGCGTCTCGCCCCCGGCCCCGGCGTGCGCTGGTTCGACCTCGACCAGCCCGACGTCATCGAACTGCGCAAGCGGCTCTATCCGGCCCGCCCCGGCCACGAGACCCTCGCCGCCTCCGTCACCGAACCGGACTGGCCGGCCCAGGTCCCCACCGACCGCCCCGTCCTCGTGGTCGCCGAGGGCCTCAGCATGTACCTCTCCGCCGACGAGGGGCCCCGCCTGCTGCGCACCCTCGTCGCCCGCTTCCCGCACGGCGAGCTGCTGTTCGACACGTACTCCCGGTTCGCCGTACGGTCCACCCGCTCCTTGACCCTCTTCCGCAAGACGGGCGCCCGGCTGGCCTGGGGCGTGGACGACCCACGCGAACTGGAGCGCGGGATACCCGGGTTGCGGCTGATCGAGGCCGACAGCGCGTACGCCACCGCGGCCGGCGTCGATGTGCGCCACCTGCCCCGCAAACTGCGACTGCGCATGCGGATCGACACCCACGTCCTGTCCCGGCTCCCGGTACTGCGCGGCGTCGGCCACATCTCCCGCTACGCCTTCGACACACCTGACTGA
- a CDS encoding MFS transporter, producing MLPLYLISHGLSLLGNTVASIALPWLVLLRTGDATAVGLVAAASALPMLLSAVAGGVLIDRVGRRRLSIGADLASAACVAALPVVDGLLGLTVVWFVVLGVAGAVFDVPGMTAREALAPDIAEATGIGMERLAGLRESIAGGVVILAPAAAGGLIMLVDPATVLWLTAGCSALAALVTLALPKTIGAQPTATAQGDGEGAGLRGDLKRGLGVLRGDRVLTAVTLVSAGSVAVLAPLQNLVLPVHLVGKDSPGGFGVVVSLLAVGGIAGAGLYAAIGTRWSRRTVFVAAQLTSTLGIAGLALLPPVPVMWAAAVLAGAGAGPLPALFLVLVTERIPEEVRGRVLGLQNAVSMTAVPLGTLVAGLTVDWIGLRQTGALLAVAWCVVTLAIVALPALRGLDAGRGKSETPDEDQTTPDEGQAAHGEGSPIPGQGTENADTPAT from the coding sequence ATGCTGCCGCTCTACCTCATCTCCCACGGCCTGTCCCTGCTGGGCAACACCGTGGCCTCCATCGCCCTCCCCTGGCTGGTGCTGCTGCGCACCGGCGACGCCACCGCGGTCGGCCTCGTCGCCGCCGCGAGCGCCCTGCCGATGCTCCTGTCGGCCGTCGCCGGAGGCGTGCTCATCGACCGGGTCGGCCGCCGCCGCCTCTCCATCGGCGCCGACCTCGCCTCCGCCGCCTGCGTCGCCGCACTCCCCGTCGTCGACGGCCTCCTCGGCCTCACCGTCGTCTGGTTCGTCGTCCTCGGAGTCGCCGGCGCCGTCTTCGACGTACCCGGCATGACCGCCCGGGAGGCCCTCGCACCGGACATCGCCGAAGCCACCGGCATCGGCATGGAACGCCTCGCCGGACTCCGCGAGAGCATCGCCGGCGGCGTCGTGATCCTCGCCCCGGCCGCCGCCGGCGGACTCATCATGCTCGTCGACCCGGCCACCGTCCTCTGGCTCACCGCCGGCTGCTCGGCCCTCGCCGCGCTCGTCACCCTCGCCCTGCCGAAGACCATCGGCGCCCAGCCCACCGCCACGGCCCAGGGCGACGGCGAGGGCGCCGGCCTGCGCGGCGACCTCAAGCGCGGACTCGGCGTCCTGCGCGGCGACCGCGTCCTGACCGCCGTCACCCTGGTCTCGGCCGGCAGCGTCGCCGTCCTCGCCCCGCTCCAGAACCTGGTGCTCCCCGTCCACCTCGTGGGCAAGGACTCACCCGGCGGCTTCGGCGTCGTCGTCTCCCTCCTCGCCGTCGGCGGCATCGCCGGCGCCGGCCTGTACGCGGCCATCGGAACCCGCTGGTCACGCCGCACCGTCTTCGTCGCCGCCCAGCTGACCTCCACCCTCGGCATCGCCGGGCTCGCGCTCCTGCCCCCGGTGCCCGTCATGTGGGCGGCCGCCGTCCTGGCGGGCGCCGGCGCGGGCCCGCTGCCCGCACTCTTCCTGGTCCTCGTCACCGAACGGATCCCGGAGGAGGTACGCGGCCGTGTCCTCGGACTCCAGAACGCCGTATCGATGACCGCTGTCCCGCTGGGCACCCTCGTCGCCGGCCTGACCGTCGACTGGATCGGCCTCCGCCAGACCGGCGCACTCCTCGCCGTCGCCTGGTGCGTGGTCACCCTCGCGATCGTGGCCCTGCCCGCACTCCGGGGCCTCGACGCCGGCCGCGGCAAGTCCGAGACCCCCGACGAGGATCAGACGACCCCCGACGAGGGGCAGGCGGCCCACGGCGAGGGATCGCCCATCCCCGGCCAGGGCACGGAAAACGCGGACACCCCCGCGACCTGA
- the botA gene encoding bottromycin family RiPP peptide — MGPVVVFDCMTADFLNDDPNNAELSALEMEELESWGAWDGEATS, encoded by the coding sequence ATGGGACCCGTAGTCGTATTCGACTGCATGACCGCGGACTTCCTCAACGACGACCCCAACAACGCCGAACTGAGCGCTCTGGAGATGGAGGAGCTGGAGTCCTGGGGTGCCTGGGACGGCGAAGCCACCTCTTGA
- a CDS encoding YcaO-like family protein: MLEATATECELREIVHRSYPSDRTVTVRCTVRPAEGTAQADGYGTATTEAVARAKALSEAVERLVACTPFATVARPPTALADPGTGSGPVPPFPAAGVRTAPEGCASRTYRPLTGDRPRRVPLYWSSPWVAGEELRAGTLTAPEARLSSTVGWAVAPTPEAALRGALLELTELIGYGVFLHRCLAGPARPRSAGDETLVLPLGGAVRTPAVLAVEYGRGRLMPATGLGCGATRAEATDRALLELAQARTMWRSNPTAEPAERFFLRRFERWPLLTRCATLDFELGGPAGGRTPYDDGPLPASPLEELEAGGITVWADSGAVDISGPDIPRTRLCFAHVVSDPQPLLGLVRAGIPVFDTGEVRRTLDPSRRDTHQDARRDAGRDARRDRSADRGPAGRGRQGRRSA, translated from the coding sequence ATGCTCGAAGCGACGGCGACGGAGTGTGAGCTGCGCGAGATCGTCCACCGTTCGTATCCGTCGGATCGAACGGTGACCGTGCGGTGCACCGTACGCCCCGCCGAGGGCACGGCACAGGCCGACGGCTACGGCACCGCCACGACCGAGGCCGTGGCACGGGCGAAGGCCCTGTCCGAAGCCGTGGAGCGGCTGGTGGCCTGCACTCCCTTCGCAACGGTCGCCCGTCCGCCGACGGCTCTGGCGGACCCCGGCACGGGCTCCGGCCCGGTCCCGCCCTTCCCGGCGGCCGGGGTGCGCACCGCGCCGGAAGGCTGCGCGAGCCGGACGTACCGGCCGCTGACCGGGGACCGGCCGCGCCGGGTGCCGCTGTACTGGTCCTCGCCCTGGGTCGCCGGCGAGGAGTTGCGCGCGGGCACGCTGACGGCACCGGAGGCGCGGCTGTCGAGCACGGTCGGCTGGGCCGTCGCTCCGACGCCGGAGGCGGCCCTGCGCGGGGCGCTGCTGGAGCTGACGGAGCTGATCGGCTACGGGGTCTTCCTGCACCGTTGTCTGGCGGGTCCGGCGCGGCCCCGGTCGGCGGGTGACGAGACGCTGGTGCTGCCGCTGGGCGGCGCCGTCCGTACGCCGGCCGTGCTCGCCGTGGAGTACGGCCGCGGGCGGCTGATGCCGGCCACCGGGCTGGGGTGCGGCGCGACCCGGGCCGAGGCGACCGACCGGGCGCTGCTGGAGCTCGCGCAGGCCCGGACGATGTGGCGGTCGAACCCCACCGCCGAGCCGGCCGAGCGTTTCTTTCTGCGCCGCTTCGAGCGGTGGCCGCTGCTCACGCGGTGCGCGACCTTGGACTTCGAGCTGGGCGGTCCGGCCGGCGGTCGGACGCCGTACGACGACGGGCCGCTCCCGGCGTCCCCCCTGGAAGAGCTGGAGGCCGGCGGCATCACCGTGTGGGCCGACTCCGGTGCCGTCGACATCTCAGGCCCGGACATCCCCAGGACCCGCCTCTGCTTCGCCCACGTGGTGTCGGATCCGCAGCCTCTCCTGGGCCTTGTCCGCGCAGGCATCCCCGTGTTCGACACGGGAGAAGTGAGGAGGACCCTTGACCCGTCCCGCCGAGACACCCATCAAGACGCCCGCCGAGACGCGGGCCGGGACGCCCGCCGAGACCGATCTGCTGACCGTGGCCCTGCTGGACGGGGCCGCCAAGGACGACGTTCCGCCTGA
- a CDS encoding YcaO-like family protein: MALLDGAAKDDVPPERETAVQQALSAVGDWLAAERLTADIRKYGIESAPTYEVRLTDAQGALCSRSSGKGLGHRSMASALFESAEHYHLDWRRDPRASEAEFLPGREIAGQATARRSALLRRLGGIMPDAPVLTRTYRPVDEVLTGRAEGAPAGRPHRHPVFLRDGGYRNWPHPDDDRSFQPLWHYTSSAGYAAGATPHEALVHAVNELIERDAWSYQLARSYFGLPSEGPELRVVDHDTLPPELRELTGTVEEVRGAPVLIVDITCDTGVPAYVVCDARSREDVRLIGSGASPVRTYALQRALLEYLQVRTMFEHGPVDADTEAGQIATALARYPRHLAAARFDVGQLPHERREFDADDGLPATASPEQLLRHLVDRLRDLGVDVHHRVLTPPGSVTVVDVVAPGLEMFDKARAGYPVLPTGRLGERLRPRPREEHGGAPR, from the coding sequence GTGGCCCTGCTGGACGGGGCCGCCAAGGACGACGTTCCGCCTGAGCGCGAGACGGCCGTCCAGCAGGCCCTGTCCGCCGTCGGGGACTGGCTGGCCGCGGAGCGGCTCACGGCCGACATCCGCAAGTACGGCATCGAGTCCGCGCCCACGTACGAGGTGCGGCTGACGGACGCGCAGGGCGCGCTCTGTTCCCGCAGCTCCGGCAAGGGGCTCGGGCACCGGAGCATGGCGAGCGCGCTGTTCGAGAGCGCCGAGCACTACCACCTGGACTGGCGCCGGGATCCACGGGCGTCGGAGGCCGAGTTCCTGCCGGGGCGGGAGATCGCGGGGCAGGCCACCGCCCGGCGGTCCGCGCTGCTGCGCCGGCTCGGCGGCATCATGCCGGACGCGCCCGTGCTGACCCGTACGTACCGGCCGGTGGACGAGGTGCTCACCGGACGGGCGGAGGGCGCCCCGGCCGGGCGGCCGCACCGGCATCCCGTGTTCCTGCGCGACGGCGGCTACCGCAACTGGCCCCACCCGGACGACGACCGGTCGTTCCAGCCGCTGTGGCACTACACCTCCAGCGCCGGGTACGCGGCGGGCGCCACCCCGCACGAGGCGCTGGTGCACGCCGTCAACGAGCTGATCGAGCGGGACGCCTGGTCGTACCAGCTGGCGCGGTCGTACTTCGGCCTGCCCAGCGAGGGGCCCGAGCTGCGGGTGGTCGACCACGACACGCTGCCCCCGGAACTGCGGGAGCTGACCGGCACGGTCGAGGAGGTCCGTGGGGCGCCGGTGCTGATCGTCGACATCACCTGCGACACCGGCGTACCGGCCTATGTGGTGTGCGACGCGCGGAGCCGGGAGGACGTGCGGCTGATCGGCAGCGGGGCCTCGCCGGTGCGGACGTACGCGCTGCAGCGGGCCCTTCTCGAATACCTCCAGGTGCGCACGATGTTCGAGCACGGGCCGGTGGACGCGGACACCGAGGCCGGGCAGATCGCCACCGCGCTGGCCCGCTATCCCCGCCATCTCGCCGCCGCCCGCTTCGATGTCGGCCAACTGCCGCACGAGCGGAGGGAGTTCGACGCGGACGACGGACTGCCCGCGACCGCGAGCCCCGAACAGCTGCTGCGGCACCTCGTGGACCGGCTGCGGGACCTGGGCGTCGACGTCCACCACCGGGTGCTGACGCCGCCGGGGTCCGTCACGGTCGTCGACGTCGTCGCGCCGGGCCTGGAGATGTTCGACAAGGCGCGGGCGGGCTATCCGGTGCTGCCGACCGGGCGCCTCGGCGAACGGCTGCGGCCGCGGCCGCGCGAGGAGCACGGAGGTGCGCCCCGGTGA
- a CDS encoding RiPP maturation radical SAM C-methyltransferase: MPQPAPGVVFVPAAKNVSLVSMPWNSVIRPSIQVGILRSLAESEGWQADARYSYLDFYGLAQRMLGFSDEKWSEAYELVSEKLYHLSVGDWIFSCRRGDAERREAYFAQLRARRVDDASIELVDALREVADRHVERTAEALLQSAPDVVGFTSMFSQNGPSLAVAERLRELGYGGVIVLGGSNCEGSMGRALLANYPAVDAIVDGPGEDAFVALLRQAEAGGPLRTRGRLVTRLPADDDARAAPLTASDLDVPTPNYDGFFEQLHAAGLHSLEPEITLPVEFSRGCWWGAKTHCTFCGLNGATMTYRSKNPDTVADELRHLMDRYGVLDFFAVDNILDLKYLDTALPLVEKLNTDHSLFFEVKANMEWADIRAVRRAGVRSVQPGIESLSTEGLRHLRKGATAYQNIRFLLGCAEYGVRADWNILTGYPHETPDSLKAQLDVVASLTHLTPPHITLIRFDRFSPYVEAPESYGLTLTSPLPGYQYAYPRLSPEDLWDIAYHFEGDFTDDPDNGPVRRRLAARVRLWRAHHESARFTYRLGFDSLTLTDERPGLPSHTTTLRGEEARLFRAVVGGTRFRDLQGQEWQGERWDQALETLRTWRRKRWVYIEGTKVIALAVREQPSAYRTPPPKGTPRRARTPVPLTLTARP, encoded by the coding sequence TTGCCGCAACCGGCTCCGGGGGTTGTTTTCGTGCCTGCCGCCAAAAACGTTTCCCTTGTATCAATGCCTTGGAACAGCGTCATCCGACCCTCGATTCAGGTCGGCATTCTGCGCTCACTTGCCGAGAGTGAAGGCTGGCAAGCAGACGCACGCTATTCCTATCTGGATTTCTACGGACTGGCCCAGAGAATGCTCGGGTTCTCCGACGAGAAATGGTCGGAGGCCTATGAGCTGGTCTCCGAAAAGCTCTACCACCTCTCGGTGGGCGACTGGATCTTCTCGTGCCGCCGGGGCGATGCCGAGCGACGGGAGGCGTACTTCGCCCAGCTGCGGGCGAGGCGGGTCGACGACGCGTCGATCGAGCTGGTCGACGCGTTGCGCGAGGTGGCGGACCGGCATGTGGAGCGGACAGCCGAGGCACTGCTTCAGTCCGCGCCGGACGTCGTCGGCTTCACCTCGATGTTCAGTCAGAACGGCCCGTCGCTCGCGGTGGCCGAGCGCCTGCGGGAGCTCGGCTACGGCGGGGTGATCGTGCTGGGCGGCAGCAACTGCGAGGGGTCGATGGGCCGCGCCCTCCTCGCCAACTACCCGGCGGTGGACGCCATCGTGGACGGCCCCGGCGAGGACGCCTTCGTCGCCCTGCTCCGCCAGGCCGAGGCCGGCGGCCCGCTCCGTACGCGAGGCCGCCTCGTCACCCGGCTGCCCGCCGACGACGACGCGCGGGCCGCGCCGCTCACCGCCTCCGACCTGGACGTACCCACCCCCAACTACGACGGTTTCTTCGAGCAGTTGCACGCCGCCGGACTGCACAGCCTCGAACCCGAGATCACCCTGCCCGTGGAGTTCTCCCGCGGCTGCTGGTGGGGCGCCAAGACCCACTGCACCTTCTGCGGCCTCAACGGCGCGACCATGACGTACCGCAGCAAGAACCCCGACACCGTCGCCGACGAGCTGCGGCATCTGATGGACCGCTACGGCGTCCTCGACTTCTTCGCCGTCGACAACATCCTCGACCTCAAGTACCTCGACACGGCACTGCCGTTGGTGGAGAAACTCAACACCGACCACTCGCTGTTCTTCGAGGTCAAGGCCAACATGGAGTGGGCCGACATCCGGGCGGTGCGCCGGGCGGGGGTGCGTTCCGTGCAGCCGGGGATCGAGAGCCTCAGCACGGAGGGGCTGCGGCATCTCCGGAAGGGCGCCACGGCGTACCAGAACATCCGGTTCCTGCTGGGCTGCGCCGAGTACGGCGTGCGGGCGGACTGGAACATCCTCACCGGGTATCCGCACGAGACGCCCGACTCGCTCAAGGCACAGCTCGACGTCGTCGCGTCGCTGACGCATCTGACGCCGCCGCACATCACACTGATCCGCTTCGACCGGTTCAGCCCGTACGTCGAGGCACCCGAGAGCTACGGGCTCACCCTGACCAGCCCGTTGCCGGGCTACCAGTACGCCTATCCCCGCCTGTCCCCGGAGGATCTGTGGGACATCGCGTACCACTTCGAGGGCGACTTCACGGACGACCCCGACAACGGGCCCGTACGGCGCCGGCTCGCCGCGCGCGTCCGGCTGTGGCGCGCGCACCACGAGTCCGCCCGCTTCACCTACCGGCTCGGTTTCGACTCGCTCACCCTCACCGACGAACGACCCGGTCTGCCGTCGCACACCACCACCCTGCGGGGCGAGGAGGCGCGGCTGTTCCGCGCCGTCGTCGGCGGCACCCGGTTCCGCGACCTCCAAGGGCAGGAGTGGCAGGGGGAACGCTGGGACCAGGCCCTGGAAACGCTGCGCACCTGGCGGCGCAAGCGGTGGGTCTACATCGAAGGCACGAAGGTCATCGCACTGGCGGTACGCGAGCAGCCCTCGGCCTATCGCACCCCACCGCCCAAGGGCACTCCCCGGCGGGCTCGTACCCCCGTACCCCTCACGCTCACCGCTCGACCGTAA